The stretch of DNA TGGTACCTTCACCAATCAGCTCCAAACATCCTTCAGTGAGCCCCGACTGCTCATCCTTACCGACCCAAGGACTGACCACCAGGTGAAAAGAATTTCCATTTGAAAGTTCTGAGATATGCATTCGGTGGAACATGCAGTAGCCTGTGATGGTGACCAAATTGTTATGTGTAACTGTTTTGCAGCCAATCAAGGAGTCTGCTCTGGGAAACATCCCCACCATTGCCTTCTGTGATACTGACTCCCCCATGCGGTATGTCGATATCGGCATCCCGGCCAACAACAAGGGAAGGAACAGCATTGGATGCCTGTTCTGGCTCTTGGCAAGGATGGTTCTGCAGATGAGGGGCACTATCCTCCCTGGGCACAAGTGGGAAGTCATGGTATGCAAGCTTAGGATGCTTTTCAAATTGACATTAGACATGCAGTGCGTGCAGATTTTTTATTATCCTTGCATTCTTATGTGCTATGCTGTTTGCAGGTTGATTTGTTCTTCTACAGAGACCCTGAGGAAGCAAAGGAGCACGAGGAGgaagctgctgctgcccctGACTTTGCCGCTATCACTGATTATCCAGCGGCTGATCAGTGGGGTGGAGACCAGTGGACCTCTGATGTTGCTTGCACCGCCTGTTGCTGTTGGTGGCACTGGTGCTGAGTGGGGTGCTGCTCCAGGTATGTACTGATTGAATATCATCATTTTTGGTATGGAACCTGTGCTGAAATCTACCCTGTGTTCAAATGAAAGTTTTAGTCCACAATTTTCTCTGCTGGGAGTTGCTCGTCTACAAGTTTGTGGTTACACAAAGTGTTCTCATaatctctctgttttttttttctttgcagcTCCAGTTCCTACTGGCGAAGGCTCGGATGCAGCTGGGGCTCCTGCACCCGTGGAGGGTGCTGTTCCTCCTGTTGTTGCTGCTCCGGTTGGTTGGGACCCAGCAGCCCAACCCACCGCCCAAGGCTGGGAGTAGACATAGGCAGTCCCTTTGTGGTGCATCTTGTGGCTTAAATTCAGTATTTTCCAAAGTATGAATGTCCAAAATCAGAATGCATCTTCTACATTTTTGCATTGAACCCTTTCTGTTCTAGGGCTATCTAGCTGAACTTGTTTTGCCCCCGTTCTGTTTTCAGCATTGCTGCTATGAGGGAGAGCTTGGGAAGATGTGGTATTAGTTTTTCTGTTTCTGTTGCTTGTATTCCATGGATCCCTGCGATGTGATGGTTCTATATAACATATCGAGTCAGTTGAGAAAATCTGGTTGCCATGGATTTTGTACTGTATAATTTTCCCAGTTGCTTGAAATTCGGTTCAGTTCGAATGAATGAGAATTGTCTTGCTGTCCTGTGCGGTTTGGGGAACTGAAGCCTGGCCATTGCATATTTTGAAATCTCAATGCTAGGCCTGTGCCCTCAATTTGCATGTTTCGAAAATTGGCGCTCCGCGATCGATATTTGATGAAGATGGATACAGTCTGTTCCATCGTGTTACAGGATTCATAGCTACGCGCAAGGAAAAATTTCTCGGCGAGAATTTTCCGAGAAAACCGAAAATCCTGTTTCTCGGCGGGGtctgatttttttatttatcgcCCGAAATTTTCGGCCCTTTTGAATATCCGCCCAAACCAAATTGGTGCAGTCAAATATCAGGCCACCCCGCTGCCTCCTAACACTAAATCTTATTCATATTGCATTCCTCATCTCTCTCGGTCCCTCCACGACTTCATAGGAAGCCATGGCGATAGCGGTGGCCATATTAAACAGACTGTTTGTTGTGGCAAGAAAGTCATATTCATATGCATTGTTGTATCTTGTTTATACTATTAGATTGTTTGGAAATAATCTAGGTTACTTCCTGCATAaattgagatttttttttaaatttcatcCGAAATCAAAATGGCAAATCCGATAATTTTCCGAGAAATCCGATAAATGCGTTTCTCGCTGACCTCCGGTTTTTTTTTCCTTACCGGTAAGGAAAACCCTGGCTACGCGCTGTGCAAACCTTTGTGAATTGTGATTCAACGGTGTGGCTGCCATCGTCACCTCGTGTGTAGTAGCTACGGAAGCCACGGGCTCGTATATCCTGAGGTGATCTATCTCATTGCTCGTGCATTTGATGCAATTACCCAATGTAGATAAATACAGTGATCTTTCGGCCGCTTCCGAAACGACCAATAGATAATGGTATGCATGCTTCAAGATGGTCAACCATTACTTGAGGGCTCAGGCAGCGCCTGCCTCCATATAAAACCCAACCCACCACCGCCACGGCCGGAGCACGCAGTTCTCGCTCAACATGCAAGAGAGGCCAGCAGCCATGGCCATGGCAAAGCTCGCAAGCTCTTCGCCCTTGGTCCTCGCCCTCGTCTTGGtagcggcggcgatggccgccGTGGCCACCTCTGACGCCGGCGATCGCCTGTGCCACGAGGACCTGATGAACGCCGCTGCGCACTGCCAGAACTACCTGACGCACCCTGCGGAGCCCAAGATCCCTCCGTCGGAGAAATGCTGCCGCGCCGTCGGCGACGTAACGATCCCGTGCCTCTGTTCGTTCGTGACCGAGCAGTTCGAGAAGGGGGTGTGCATGGAGAAGCTCGTGTTCGTCTTCGACTACTGCAACAACCCGCTCAGGCCGGGCTGCAAGTGCGGGAGTGAGTGATGTCTCCTTGCAGAATTATTTTCTGTTTATGGATTGGACGCTGCGCTAAGAGAAGAGGTTTTGGTCAAGATTATGCATGATCGATACTTATTTTTTAtgtgtttttattttattttttttgcaggttacaAGGTTCCTCCGTTAGGCTTGGGTCTAGAAGGGAACGACTGCTGAATTTTGTAGTTCTTCAGGAGATTTCACCTAAGCAGGAATAGTTTCGTCTCAAGTCTCAACAACGAGATCAATGCGAATGTTGTGTTGAAATATTTgggggaaaaataaaaaaataacagGTTTCAAGCTGTCTGCTCGTCGTGCCATTGCatccctttcctttttcttaaaaataaaaatatataatccCTTGACGTCTGAATTTCATAACCATTGACAACGAACATACTCTGCACCGTACAAACAGTTGATAAATGTACAATCGGGTTTCAAATGCGTAGACAAAATCTGCTGCCTATCTGTAGCTCTAACAAAGAAATCTTGGCCTCATTTGGTTTCTCCATGCTAGTTTCTAGGACGAATTTCTtttatatgcatggagtactaaacgaaatttatttgtaaatttttttaaaaaataggtgtaacttttcgcgataaatctaatgacagtaattaatccataattggctacaatgatactacagtaaccatgctCTAATTGCGCGGCCAAAAATCTCATTAGATttttcagggttcctagcgcagggattctagagttggttttataaactgcATTTATTTAATATCCTTAATTAGCAGTCAAAATTATTACAGTTCCTAGCCCTTACAACGAGAGAACATGCAGCTCGCGAGCTCTGACGCGTAGCATTGCGCCACATGGCATCAGATGTGTACCACATATAGCAATAAAAATGAAAATAGAGCTCTCCAGAACTGGACTGAAATAAGCAGCAAATATTTATACTTCTGTAACATACTATTTAGTATTTACAACGATAGTGTTCTTTATCGATAGTtcacttttttcctttttttagtatgattttttttccttttttcttttgataaTTTCTATGGAGAAAGGGGGGAAAAGGTAAGCTAAGCTAAAAGAATCAGATATCCTTTGGCCTATTTATTGTCTAAACTATGGTCAAATTCTTCACCATAGCAAATTGAATTCTgtacccaccccagccaccaaCATCTGCTCGTCTGATTATCGACGTCATCAAGCCTTCAAGTGATCACAACCACGATGGTGCGAAGCTTCTCCCATCGCCGCCATCTCTTCAGTCTCGCTTCTTGCGCAGGCAGATGCGCCTAGCAGTCAGCCGTTTGATCTGATCTAGTTGTCAGCCATTTCCTGCTGCATCAAAATTTCTACAGTCACCAAGACAAAAAGATAACCACCTAGTAGCAAAGCATGCCTCCATTAGCGACCCAGTGCGCAAAGCGGTCAGAATAGTCCCTAGTGTCTGAGAGCTGGCTGCTTGAGCGAGACAGATCCGTGTCATCCCTTCCCTGCAAAAGTTGAAAAAGGTTCACAGCATGAAATTCGGATATAATGGGAAGCAGTGTGGCAGTAAGTTCAGTTGCTGATGATTCTCAGAGTTCAGATAGATATCTTGAGGAAAGGTTCAGTAACGACGCTAACCTCATCGACATGTCCTTGTTCGCTGTATGATGTAGATGATTCAACACTGATCTCATCCATAGGCGAATTGATCAGTGATGACCTGCAAATCATGATTTGGAACACCTTAACAATGCAAACAGAGTGGTACGAAATACAATTACAAACTAGTGCCAGCATATGTTACCTCTCGAAAACCTCCTCATCGCAGGAATTCCCCGAAGATGACAGCAAATCAAGATCAAGGAAATTCGAAGAATGTAACTCAGGGTAACCTAATCTTTTCAAATAATTCTGCCGCTCTTCTGACATGGAGTGCCTTCCTCCAGGCACAGTGCCATAGTTCATACTGAATACATATTAAAAAAACACAGTTATTTCATATTACATTCATGGAACGAACGAGTTTTCCAGTAGTCTCCAATTTCGTGTAAGGATTGACACACCTGGAGCTTGGGTTAGGTTCACATATGGAGATATCTGGTGCGGAATCAGAAGGCTCTCTAATATCATCCAGTTGTTGCATAGGGAGCAATCCTGTGTTTTCTCCATTGTTGCAGTTAGATACAGGTAAGCTGTTCTCCAACAGAATATTACCATCTGATAACGACCTCTTTATGAATGATCTGATGTAACGAGATAAGGATTGCTACATTAGAACAATCTGATGGACCCATACAAGAAAACTACAAACAAGACCATTGGTCTCCAATTAATACATCAATTGCATAGTTCGAAACCGTTCTCATGAAACAAGAAATGCTTATTTTCTTGAAACAGGTAACAAAACATATACGTTTTGTTCCTCCAAGTTCTCGAAGCCTAAGAATTTGCACTTCAAAATAAGGTCTACATCAATAACACTGCTACATTTCCATGAGACAATATGCTATTTTCACAGCTACAGAAAAGAACTTGCTGTAAGTGGTAAACCATCATATTAAAAATGTAAAATGTTTCCTAAATCCTAAAAGGTGTAAGCTGAGTATAATATAGTCATTTCAAAAGGTATTGAAAACTTATAATCTGCACCTTGCAATCTCTTCTTTTAAAGTTCCTTGCCTCACAATGTTGTAATGCTGATCTGAGTCCAGCTTCCACAATGCAGGTTTCCCTTGTTGAGGTTGAAAATGCCCTAAGAATCTGCATTTTTTACGACAGGCAAACCATTTTATGGTAAGCACAAATATAACACATAAATGTCGATGCTTCCCACTGGTTCTGTCATTCCTACCGGTATATTATTTTGCAATATATTGAGAAGCTTACACGTTTATAGCATCCTGCTTGTCGTTATCAGTGTAGGCGTTATTGTAGTAGCGTTGCAGGGTTCGAAGGAACTCCTGAGATTGGGTTGCTGCCTTCCACTGGCCTCTTTGCTCACAGAAGATCTGTGGCACATATGAGTAACATGGAAAATTAGACTGATGCATTACCTCCCCACATGAGTAGATGACGTTCAGACAATTTTTTTGACTTGCTGCAAGCTGATTCCTCCGGTCAGAAACGTCAAATATTACCGACCAGAGGGAATAATTCAAACAAGCAATTTGGAACAGTAAGGAATCTTTTTATAACCAGTTGATTTAAGTTGTTTACAGTTCAAAAAGAAATAAGCGCAGCATTATGAGTTGTACTCTTCAGTAGTGAATGTTACCAGAGTAAGCTAATATAACACGAGATATACCTTGTTGTGAGCGGCAGAACCACCATATTGAATAGCTAATGTATCACCCATCCGTTCATAGAAATCCATCAGATCATCAGCCAGAGGAGCATGCAATTCAATTTTAGGTGATTCAATAAGCCCCAGCGCATGAAGTTGACGCCCTAAAGCAGCTAAACCGTATGCAAATTGTGCAACATTTGTGCGGTCCAAGCAGTCTATGCAATTTGTCCTGAGGACACCCTTCTGTAACAAAAGAGGTACCAACTTAGCTATGCATTCGCTTTGATCACTGCTACATTTGTCATCACTTGGTTTGGCAACGGTTCTTTCGCCACTGAAATAAATGGATAAAAGGTATTAGGATTGCCGAATGAGCACTTACAAATAAACGAAAAATAGTGACCTCTAATATATGAATTTGACATAAAGACTTGCAGAAAAAATGTTGAAAAACCGATTTTGGTGAAGGTGCATATTCTTTAATGAATTTGGTTTAGAATGTTTCTAAGCAGACCAGAAGCTACCTTGGGGCATCCTCAGATTTTGCTGATGTACTTATTTCGCAGTGGAGGAATTCAGTTAGATCCAACACATCGGATGCCACCTTGTTCAACAGTGCAAGCACATTGGTGCCTTTCCTGAAAGTATCATGTAGTACTTTGCGTAAGGTGTACAAGATAATCGACTTACATAGCAAGAGCGATCTTACAAAAGATTCGCTTGGGACACAATACATTACCTTCGAGAAAGCTTACTCAGATCCATGTGTAAAAATTTTAGACGTTTGTCCTCTGTTAGCCCCTTATTAATGTAATGGATAGCCTTTGCAAATTCTGCACGGAGCAAAGATTCACGAGGCTTCTTCTCACGGGTCTGATAAAAGACAATTAAGGGATCCAAAAGGAATATTCAGATTTACGACAAATAGCAAAAGGCTATCAAGTTGGCGAATTAACTCTTAGATATAGAAGTCAGGGGCAATATAAGCAAAAGACTAGACACATCATTCATGTCAAAGATGAACAATGTTGATGCTGCACTTGCCTTTATTAAGTTCAAGATGATTATCGGATTCCCATATCTAAGTGCAAGGTTCTCAAAATGAAGGCGGGTTGCCTTGTAGTCCACATCGGGTTTTACTGCAACAGAAAGGTAATTGGAATATCAGGTGAGACAGTCAAGATATAGACTCATAACAAATTTAACAGAAGAACCTACATATGATATCTGGTCTAATATTAAGTCTTGAAGTTTCCTGAAACCAGACAAGAGGTATTGATCCTCTATGTTGTACAACAGAAGCCATCTGACTTGGGATTCCATCAGATGTGTCTTCAAAAACAATCTGTTCAGTCTCAACATCATTGGCGACCCTGCCCTTTTCATTAACACCTCGTTTCAAGAATCTAAAATCAAAATGGGCAAAGAAGTATTCAGAAAGTGGATAACAAACTACTATTGAGATGAAAGGAATGTGGAATTGGCTACTTATAAATGTAATTCTTATCTTAAACTATAAATATGAAGGGTAGAAGTTGTAACACAAACCTTGTTCCAGCAAAATGGCGCGAGCGCCTGGCTATAAGTGTCAACCAAAAATCCTTCCCTGATACTGAGAGCTTCGACTGCCAAACCAAAGCAAGTGTATTAGCATGTCTCATATGGCAATTGGTTTGTAATTCCAATTTTACGATATACTTTTGTGGTCCTTGAACTAGGATCATGAGACAGTGCTCAACACTTGCTAAGGAACGTCAAAACAGATAAAATATAGCAGTGTAATTTCATAACTAAGCATTAGCGGAACAATTAAATTGTCCAGACTATATGATGctactccccccccccctaaaAAAAAAGACTATGATGCTACTCTGTATCAGCAGCATACAAAACATGAATTAGAAGAACTGAATAAAAAACAATAACAGTCCGCTGAGACTTACGAGCAAATG from Panicum virgatum strain AP13 chromosome 9K, P.virgatum_v5, whole genome shotgun sequence encodes:
- the LOC120648246 gene encoding uncharacterized protein LOC120648246; this encodes MAMAKLASSSPLVLALVLVAAAMAAVATSDAGDRLCHEDLMNAAAHCQNYLTHPAEPKIPPSEKCCRAVGDVTIPCLCSFVTEQFEKGVCMEKLVFVFDYCNNPLRPGCKCGSYKVPPLGLGLEGNDC
- the LOC120647100 gene encoding phosphoinositide phosphatase SAC2-like — translated: MEAMTGGKFLQKFRLYETRSKFYLIGRDKSRSHWRVLKIDRLECTELGVEEDPTSYTENECQELLWRIHEGNRLTGGLKFVTKCYGIVGFVKFLGPYYMVVITRRRKVGTICGHEIYSIGKSEMIAIPSVIVWPNVAYSRDENRYKRLLCSVDLSKDFFFSYSYNIMRSLQKNITEKNTGQVVYETMFVWNEFLTRAVRNHLKNTSWTVALVHGFFKQSKLSVSGKDFWLTLIARRSRHFAGTRFLKRGVNEKGRVANDVETEQIVFEDTSDGIPSQMASVVQHRGSIPLVWFQETSRLNIRPDIILKPDVDYKATRLHFENLALRYGNPIIILNLIKTREKKPRESLLRAEFAKAIHYINKGLTEDKRLKFLHMDLSKLSRRKGTNVLALLNKVASDVLDLTEFLHCEISTSAKSEDAPSGERTVAKPSDDKCSSDQSECIAKLVPLLLQKGVLRTNCIDCLDRTNVAQFAYGLAALGRQLHALGLIESPKIELHAPLADDLMDFYERMGDTLAIQYGGSAAHNKIFCEQRGQWKAATQSQEFLRTLQRYYNNAYTDNDKQDAINVFLGHFQPQQGKPALWKLDSDQHYNIVRQGTLKEEIARSFIKRSLSDGNILLENSLPVSNCNNGENTGLLPMQQLDDIREPSDSAPDISICEPNPSSSMNYGTVPGGRHSMSEERQNYLKRLGYPELHSSNFLDLDLLSSSGNSCDEEVFERSSLINSPMDEISVESSTSYSEQGHVDEGRDDTDLSRSSSQLSDTRDYSDRFAHWVANGGMLCY